In the Longimicrobiaceae bacterium genome, CGGGTACCCGGGGAAGACGGGGAAGTCGGGGGTGAGGGTGTGCGTCAGGTCGCGCACGCGCCGGAGCCGCCCCAGCACCTCCGGGGGGACGGCCAGGGCGGGGGCGCCGTCGCCGGGGTCCGGCGTGGCGGGATCGCCGCAGGCGGTGTCCGCGTGGACGGACCGGATCACCTCCGTAGAGCACATACGTTTCTCGCTCGCCTTCGTGGGGGCGGTCCGCGCCCCGGCGGGGCGCGGAAAAAAGCCCTCAAGTCTCGCGCGAGGGGGGCCGCCGGACAAGCGCCGGGCTCCGCGGGGCAGGGTACTTGCGTTCGCCGGGAGGGGTCGGAACGACTCGAGACACCCCAACCGGAGATGGACCATGCCGCAGATGACGGACCCCAAGGAGCTGCTGAAGCACGAGCTCGGCGACCTGCTCTACGCCGAGCGCCGCTTCCTCACCGCCACCAAGACCATGGCGCGCGAGACCCACGACCCGGAGGTCAAACGGCGTGTGGAGCAGCACGTGAAGGAGACCGAGGGTCAGATCGAGCGGCTGGACAGGGCGTTCGAGTCCATCGGCGAGAAGGCCAAGGGGGAGAAGTGCGAGGCCGCCATCGGGCTCCGGGAGGAGCACGACTCCTTCAAGTCCGACGAGAAGCCATCGAAGACGCTGCTGGAGGCCTTCGACCTGGGCTCCGGGCTGCGCGTGGAGCACTACGAGATCGCGGCGTACCGCACCGCCATCGCCATGGCCAACGCCCTGGGCCACGAGGAGTGCGCCCGCATCCTGGGCGAGAGCCTGGCCGAGGAGGAGGAGATGGCCCGCTTCCTGGAGGAGAGCGCTCCCGCCGCGCTGAAGCGGCTCTTCGCCTCGATCGAGGCGGAGGAGTAGCCGCGCTCCCGGCCATGGGCGTGCAACTTGCGCCCCTCTCGAACGAAACGGAACCAGGAGGCCACCATGGCGAACTACGGACGGGACTACCGCGGCAGCGGACGCTGGTTCGGCCGCTGGACCCGCGGCTACGACGACGACTTCCGCTCGCACCGGCACTTCCGCG is a window encoding:
- a CDS encoding ferritin-like domain-containing protein: MPQMTDPKELLKHELGDLLYAERRFLTATKTMARETHDPEVKRRVEQHVKETEGQIERLDRAFESIGEKAKGEKCEAAIGLREEHDSFKSDEKPSKTLLEAFDLGSGLRVEHYEIAAYRTAIAMANALGHEECARILGESLAEEEEMARFLEESAPAALKRLFASIEAEE